Proteins encoded within one genomic window of Triticum aestivum cultivar Chinese Spring chromosome 2D, IWGSC CS RefSeq v2.1, whole genome shotgun sequence:
- the LOC123051344 gene encoding uncharacterized protein encodes MPPLAAADAFRVLEFVAGNRRVPHSLLAGLLAALPPVSPHTSPRLRKAFALRALDTALSGSYADGSGEPLRKARDVLADPGVAACFPDQLAVVRDDVAALRRLVDAEWESLPPSELELEADRIAGAGALDTWANADQGTRKKLRRLVGESTEREILGKLGQDPSKAPQVDEAANAPSTSGANEDVGAQNDEVHLGREKGEVNHAHEDYARHQQKPVERTTDARIPEKPVTGAAIKGKEQATSSGVTGQAAPDRDKSHPVTGSKPGLMERKPSAIVYQWDSGDSDSERPPHQRRLPNYERKMRPPPAVPYKTRKKWTEIQERTLIEGVDKYGRGNWKDIKIAYPDVFQDRSTVDMKDKFRNLGRH; translated from the exons ATGCCGCCCCTggccgccgccgacgccttccGCGTGCTCGAGTTCGTCGCCGGCAACCGCCGCGTCCCCCACtccctcctcgccggcctgctcgcCGCCCTCCCGCCCGTCTCCCCGCACACCTCCCCGCGCCTGCGCAAGGCCTTCGCGCTCCGCGCCCTCGACACCGCCCTGTCGGGCTCTTACGCCGACGGCTCCGGCGAACCCCTCCGCAAGGCGCGCGACGTACTCGCCGACCCTGGCGTCGCGGCCTGCTTCCCCGACCAACTCGCCGTCGTCCGCGACGACGTGGCCGCCCTCAGGCGCCTCGTCGACGCCGAGTGGGAGAGCCTGCCTCCctccgagctcgagctcgaggccgACCGGATCGCCGGCGCCGGAGCCCTCGACACGTGGGCCAACGCCGACCAGGGCACGCGCAAGAAACTTCGCCGGCTCG TAGGGGAGTCGACGGAGCGTGAGATTTTAGGCAAGCTTGGGCAAGATCCATCCAAGGCTCCTCAAGTTGATGAGGCGGCCAATGCGCCCAGCACAAGCGGTGCGAACGAGGATGTTGGTGCTCAAAATGACGAAGTTCATCTTGGTAGGGAAAAAGGAGAAGTTAACCATGCCCACGAGGATTATGCTCGACATCAACAAAAGCCAGTAGAAAGAACGACGGATGCTCGAATTCCGGAAAAGCCGGTTACAGGCGCAGCAATCAAAGGCAAGGAGCAAGCTACGTCTTCTGGTGTCACCGGGCAGGCTGCCCCTGACCGTGACAAGAGCCATCCTGTAACGGGTTCTAAGCCTGGTCTTATGGAGAGGAAACCTAGTGCAATCGTTTATCAG TGGGATTCTGGCGACTCCGACTCTGAAAGGCCGCCACATCAGCGCCGGTTACCGAATTACGAAAGGAAGATGAGGCCCCCGCCCGCAGTTCCATACAAAACAAGAAAGAAATGGACCGAGATACAAGAGAGAACCCTGATCGAAGGGGTTGACAA GTACGGAAGAGGCAACTGGAAGGACATCAAGATTGCCTACCCCGACGTGTTTCAAGACAGATCGACG GTGGATATGAAGGACAAGTTCAGGAACTTGGGGAGGCACTAA